A window of Leptospira bourretii genomic DNA:
AATATTTATTCTACAGTGTAGAAAAAAAGGTCTACGCCGTAGAATAATTCATATAATGATACAGTATAAAGCATTTATTGCAAGCAGTTTAGATGGTTTTATCGCTAGAAAAAACGGGGCGCTCGATTGGCTCACCTCCGAAGAATATAAGTTAGATAACGATGACTTTGGATATTCATCCTTTATGAAAGGAATTGATTGTATTGTTATGGGTAGGGTAACCTTCGAGACTGTTCTTGGCTTTGAACCATATCCTTTTGATTCTATCGCTGTTTACGTTTTCACCAATAATCTCGATTACAAATTTGAGTCCCGACATCCAATTTTTATTTTTAATGGAACCATTGAAAATTTAACGGCTACTTTAGTAAAACAACAGATGAAAGCAGCTTATGTGGATGGAGGGAAGCTAATTCAGCATTTTATCAAAGAACAGGCGCTAAACGAGATTACAATCACCCGAACTCCGATTTTACTTGGCTCAGGCCTTCCTCTTTTCGGTGATTCTGCCCATGACCAAAAACTAGAACACATACAAACTTTGACATATCCCAATGGATTTGTTCAATCTACTTATCATCTGAAGTAATATGAACTTTTTGAAAGAAAACTTTTGGAAATTCAATCTTTGATTGAAGGAATGAGGGATTTGTGTTAGAGATTTTAGGACAAACCCACAAGCCCGCCTCCACCACCCTATTCAGGGTGGGGGCTTCCCCGGGCCAATGAGACATAATGCAATACATCCAATCCCCCCAAGACCCCAGGCTCGCCGACTACCAACTCCTCAAAGCAAAGGAAGACCCTTCCGATAAATTCATCGCTGACCATGAAAAAACGGCAGTCCGCCTCTTAAATTCCTCTCTTACTGTGGAATCTATATTTTGTATGCCCAAATACTGGGATAAACATAAAGATTTAATCCTATCCAGGTTGCCAGATGTGAACAGTTGTTTTATTGCCGACAAACAAGTGTTTGAAGATACGATTGGATTTTCCGTACACCAAGGGTTTATGGCTGTTGGTTTTCAAAAATGGACTGAATTGCCCGAGGCAACTGCACCAATGTTATTTGTGAACTCAATCGTCGATAGTGAAAACATTGGCTCAATTTTACGGTCCGCAGCTGCATTTGGTATCAAAACCGTTCTCTTTGACAATAAATCCGCATCACCATATCTAAGAAGAAGTGTCAGAGTGTCCATGGGATCCCTTTTTCAGATCCAATTAGTTCGCATACAAAATTCAACAGAAACACTAACTTCTCTCAAAAAATCAGGTCACACATTATTATCTCTTAGCCTTCCTAGAGAAGGGAAAGATTTATTATCAAAAACTAAATCAATCTATGAAATTGGCAAACAAACAAAATTTGTATTGGTACTAGGTAACGAGGCAGAAGGAATCGATTCTAACATTCTCAATCTTTCAGACAAATTAATTTATATTCCGATGAAAAATCAAATTGATTCTTTGAATGTATCTCATGCTTTCGCAGTTGCATTATCGCATCTAGTTGGTGAGTCCTCTTAATTTTCCCAATCCCAAAAAAAATCTTTGTTTGTCATCTCAGGTTCTATATCATTTTGATTTGAAACTTCAATCGACTGTTCCTCCAAATCCTTTTTAGCTGACTCCAAATCCAAAGTTTCTTTTAACCAATATTCTTCAGTACCAAAGTGAGGAAATAAAGATGGAAACGAAGGATCTTCCCACCGTTTCGCAATCCATGCTGCATAATGAATGTATCTAATGATTCGTAGTGGCTCCACCAACTGTAACCAGTGTTCATCAAACTCTGCAAACATTGTGTAACCTTGCAAAAAGTCGAATACATCCTTCTTTCGATCCGACTCACCTAACGGCAGGAGCATCCAAAAATCTTGTACAATAGGTCCCAC
This region includes:
- a CDS encoding dihydrofolate reductase family protein gives rise to the protein MIQYKAFIASSLDGFIARKNGALDWLTSEEYKLDNDDFGYSSFMKGIDCIVMGRVTFETVLGFEPYPFDSIAVYVFTNNLDYKFESRHPIFIFNGTIENLTATLVKQQMKAAYVDGGKLIQHFIKEQALNEITITRTPILLGSGLPLFGDSAHDQKLEHIQTLTYPNGFVQSTYHLK
- a CDS encoding TrmH family RNA methyltransferase, yielding MQYIQSPQDPRLADYQLLKAKEDPSDKFIADHEKTAVRLLNSSLTVESIFCMPKYWDKHKDLILSRLPDVNSCFIADKQVFEDTIGFSVHQGFMAVGFQKWTELPEATAPMLFVNSIVDSENIGSILRSAAAFGIKTVLFDNKSASPYLRRSVRVSMGSLFQIQLVRIQNSTETLTSLKKSGHTLLSLSLPREGKDLLSKTKSIYEIGKQTKFVLVLGNEAEGIDSNILNLSDKLIYIPMKNQIDSLNVSHAFAVALSHLVGESS